The following proteins are co-located in the Haloarcula marismortui ATCC 43049 genome:
- a CDS encoding DUF4864 domain-containing protein, whose product MTAVRPLVLVAIAVLVSLAGCGALFGSGGEAPSEATVTPAAVPTDEPEAAETTSGYWGNVSVDANRSAVTQPRVLELRPNCERPPGLVVHIQVLALQNNDPATNEGINTTWQFASPSNRDLTGPYANFVRTIQSGFEPLLNATGVRYGPLDRDGDTASQPVTVVDANETTTRYRWTVEKQTEAPYEGCWMTAGVAPA is encoded by the coding sequence ATGACAGCCGTTCGGCCGCTCGTGCTCGTCGCGATCGCCGTTCTCGTTTCGCTGGCCGGTTGCGGGGCGCTGTTCGGCAGCGGCGGAGAGGCACCCTCCGAGGCGACGGTAACGCCCGCCGCCGTGCCGACGGATGAGCCGGAAGCGGCGGAGACGACGAGCGGGTACTGGGGCAACGTCTCCGTCGACGCCAACAGGTCGGCGGTGACACAGCCGCGGGTCCTCGAACTACGACCGAACTGCGAGCGGCCGCCGGGACTTGTCGTCCACATTCAGGTGCTTGCGCTGCAGAACAACGACCCGGCGACGAACGAGGGCATCAACACCACCTGGCAGTTCGCGTCCCCGTCGAACCGGGACCTGACAGGACCGTACGCGAACTTCGTCCGGACAATCCAGAGCGGATTCGAACCGCTCCTGAACGCGACGGGCGTGCGGTACGGGCCGCTGGACCGCGACGGCGACACCGCCTCACAGCCAGTGACGGTCGTTGACGCGAACGAAACGACGACGCGCTACCGGTGGACGGTGGAAAAGCAGACCGAGGCGCCCTACGAGGGCTGCTGGATGACGGCGGGCGTCGCGCCGGCCTAA
- a CDS encoding TrmB family transcriptional regulator yields the protein MDDSTLRDRLEQLGLSEKEVDTYLSILSSGEATASEIADDTGVSKRYVYSISESLEDRGFVEVNDHVVPTTIRARPPEEVIDALTDRLEEMSGALDSRYSASAREPQQFDVIKSRVTVIKRLTEYIRNAEREIMLSVPQQYLPEISEELGAAVDRGVLVMLVVSSADNLRSDDASGLASVVRSWDQPMPIMLTVDAQFGLVSPAEMVTRTNSDQRAIAFVQQQLVPVLSGSFLGNYWLMATEVAVTDPAPLPATYHDFRHAVLQATLHLRADHDIHVSADVRAVQADDDTTTIEGTVVETKQGLVEPETNSYPIEHTLVVDIGDRTVSLGGSGSFLEDYETDAVTLSLAE from the coding sequence ATGGACGATTCGACTCTCAGGGACAGGCTGGAACAACTGGGCCTGTCGGAGAAGGAAGTCGACACGTACCTGTCGATTCTCAGCAGCGGCGAGGCCACAGCCAGCGAAATCGCCGACGACACCGGCGTTTCCAAACGGTACGTCTACAGCATCAGTGAATCGCTCGAAGACCGCGGGTTCGTCGAGGTCAACGACCACGTCGTGCCCACGACGATCCGCGCCCGGCCACCCGAGGAGGTCATCGACGCCCTGACCGACCGGCTCGAAGAGATGAGCGGGGCACTCGATTCCCGATACTCTGCGAGTGCGCGAGAACCCCAGCAGTTCGACGTCATCAAGTCGCGGGTGACGGTCATCAAACGGCTCACGGAGTACATCAGGAACGCGGAGCGCGAAATCATGCTGTCGGTTCCCCAGCAGTACCTCCCGGAGATTTCGGAGGAACTGGGTGCGGCCGTCGACCGCGGCGTCCTCGTGATGCTGGTCGTCAGCAGCGCCGACAACCTGCGCTCGGACGACGCGAGTGGGCTGGCCTCCGTGGTCCGGTCCTGGGACCAGCCGATGCCAATAATGCTCACCGTCGACGCCCAGTTCGGCCTCGTCTCGCCGGCCGAAATGGTGACACGCACCAACTCCGACCAGCGCGCTATCGCCTTCGTCCAGCAACAACTCGTCCCGGTACTGTCGGGGTCGTTCCTCGGGAACTACTGGCTGATGGCCACCGAGGTGGCCGTCACCGACCCGGCTCCGCTCCCGGCCACATACCACGACTTCCGTCACGCCGTTCTGCAGGCGACGCTCCACCTGCGCGCCGACCACGATATCCACGTCTCCGCAGACGTGCGGGCGGTACAGGCCGACGACGACACCACCACCATCGAGGGGACCGTCGTTGAGACGAAACAGGGCCTCGTCGAGCCGGAGACAAACTCCTACCCCATCGAACACACGCTGGTCGTCGATATCGGCGACCGGACTGTCTCGCTGGGCGGCTCCGGGTCGTTCCTCGAGGACTACGAAACCGACGCAGTCACACTCTCGCTGGCCGAGTGA
- a CDS encoding alpha-amylase family glycosyl hydrolase, producing the protein MHHPGPPRFATVGESVELAPRQPDPGMAAEWRLVERPAASTATLGDGPVCHLEPDVPGVYRAELIVPDGTHEQVIRAFPGVTETARFSVTADDFDGDELTVADRAIVIGTFNDFTMGTHWAERDGDEWVIEADLPPGTHHAIFSFDGSFESTATDEVTVEGPGRPRVELTSQAEDGDFVVSADARAAPSGSEPEVEFYLDGRDALEESAVTIDGDELRVPHEALPEMARVHAVAVAERHSVADTLVVERGGENGETGTGETVSVSRPADPPAWAGDATIYEIFVRSFAGETVDTTFEAIERRVPYIESLGVDVVWLTPVQASPTRHGYHITDFFDTAEDLGTREEFESLVDRLHDAGIRVVFDLVINHSSRDHPAFQLHRAGVPEYADYYERIPVSQDVSDVDWAGTDAPGYYFNWTRIPNLNYDSLAVRRWMLDVVDEWRDVVDGFRCDVAWGVPHGFWKEVRERVKADDPEFLLLDETVPRDAAFAENEFDVHYDTDLFDTLRDIGTGEEPASVLFEALDATAEHGYPDRAGHMRYVDNHDEDRYLDECGAASLQAAVGATFTLPGTPMVYAGQERGVEQQRGTMRWHDGDNALTDFHRRLVALRADHAALRVPGVCPVAHTVETGDADRVVAYERTDGDETLVVVLHFGDGTAKVSLDTIDEETDLLSGNPVGGDGTVEVGDIVVVPATRER; encoded by the coding sequence ATGCACCATCCAGGCCCGCCGCGGTTCGCCACCGTCGGCGAATCGGTCGAACTGGCCCCGCGCCAGCCCGACCCCGGCATGGCTGCCGAGTGGCGGTTAGTCGAGCGGCCGGCGGCGAGTACGGCAACGCTTGGCGACGGCCCGGTCTGTCACCTCGAACCCGACGTGCCGGGCGTCTATCGTGCCGAGCTAATCGTGCCGGACGGCACGCACGAGCAAGTCATCCGAGCGTTCCCGGGCGTCACCGAGACGGCTCGATTCAGCGTCACGGCGGACGACTTCGACGGCGACGAGCTCACCGTCGCCGACCGCGCCATCGTCATCGGAACGTTCAACGACTTCACGATGGGAACCCACTGGGCCGAGCGCGACGGCGACGAGTGGGTCATCGAGGCCGACCTCCCACCGGGAACCCACCACGCCATTTTCAGTTTCGACGGCTCCTTCGAATCGACCGCGACCGACGAGGTCACTGTCGAGGGACCGGGTCGCCCCCGGGTCGAACTCACCAGTCAGGCGGAGGACGGAGACTTCGTCGTCTCGGCGGACGCCCGCGCGGCCCCGTCGGGGAGCGAACCGGAAGTCGAGTTCTATCTCGACGGCCGCGACGCGCTGGAAGAGTCGGCCGTGACCATCGACGGCGACGAACTCCGGGTGCCACACGAAGCCCTGCCGGAGATGGCCCGCGTTCACGCGGTTGCCGTCGCCGAGCGCCACAGCGTCGCGGACACGCTGGTCGTGGAACGCGGCGGAGAGAACGGGGAGACGGGCACAGGCGAGACAGTGTCCGTCTCGCGGCCGGCCGACCCGCCGGCCTGGGCCGGCGACGCCACCATCTACGAGATATTCGTCCGGTCGTTCGCCGGCGAAACCGTCGACACGACCTTCGAGGCTATCGAGCGGCGGGTCCCCTACATCGAGTCGCTGGGCGTCGACGTAGTGTGGCTCACCCCTGTTCAGGCAAGTCCGACCCGCCACGGCTACCACATCACTGACTTCTTTGACACTGCCGAGGACCTGGGAACACGCGAAGAGTTCGAGTCGCTGGTCGACCGACTCCACGACGCCGGGATTCGGGTTGTCTTCGACCTAGTCATCAACCACAGCTCGCGGGACCACCCGGCGTTCCAGCTTCACCGGGCCGGTGTCCCCGAGTACGCCGACTATTACGAGCGAATCCCGGTGTCACAGGATGTCTCCGACGTCGACTGGGCAGGAACGGACGCACCGGGCTACTACTTCAACTGGACACGGATTCCGAACCTCAACTACGACTCGCTCGCGGTGCGGCGCTGGATGCTCGACGTGGTAGACGAGTGGCGCGACGTGGTCGACGGGTTCCGCTGTGACGTCGCCTGGGGCGTGCCACACGGGTTCTGGAAGGAAGTCCGGGAGCGGGTGAAAGCTGACGACCCCGAGTTCCTGCTGCTCGACGAGACGGTCCCACGCGACGCCGCCTTCGCCGAAAACGAGTTCGACGTTCACTACGACACGGACCTGTTCGACACGCTCCGCGACATCGGGACCGGCGAGGAACCAGCGTCGGTGCTGTTCGAGGCGCTCGACGCGACGGCCGAGCACGGCTACCCCGACCGTGCCGGCCACATGCGGTATGTCGACAACCACGACGAAGACCGCTATCTCGACGAGTGCGGAGCCGCGTCACTGCAGGCGGCCGTCGGGGCCACGTTCACGCTCCCCGGAACGCCGATGGTTTACGCCGGCCAGGAACGGGGCGTCGAACAACAGCGCGGGACGATGCGCTGGCACGACGGCGATAACGCACTGACCGACTTCCACCGGCGACTGGTGGCGCTGCGAGCGGACCACGCGGCACTGCGCGTGCCCGGGGTGTGCCCGGTTGCCCACACCGTCGAGACAGGCGATGCTGACAGAGTCGTCGCGTACGAGCGCACCGACGGCGATGAGACGCTGGTGGTCGTCCTGCACTTCGGCGACGGAACAGCGAAGGTCTCACTCGACACCATCGACGAAGAGACCGACCTTCTCAGCGGCAATCCGGTCGGCGGCGACGGGACAGTCGAGGTCGGCGATATCGTTGTGGTACCGGCGACGAGAGAGCGCTGA
- a CDS encoding carbohydrate ABC transporter permease: protein MSTVSRAADRIESVPFLTRDDASLLLVLPGLFVFSAFMLFPVLYLLGISFTNAQPANLFAGEGVVAVLTFGDALFVGLENYADVLTDGQFWNSFGVTWLFVATSVTLKIGASLAIALVVTSELVRGKRVLRSLIIFPMGLPPIFTITVWRGIFSSAEFGLMNQLLTAFGASSVAWLSGRWTAFVAYNVTEAWLAYPFMVIITVSALQDVPEELHEAAVVDGAGFLARFAHITLPSIKRPVLFASILTSAASFQQFLIPFVFNQGGPARANELIVVYGYREALSFQQYGRGAAISIIALVFIGAFMWLNVKKGKLADGVND from the coding sequence ATGAGTACCGTTTCACGAGCGGCGGACCGCATCGAGTCGGTCCCGTTTCTGACGCGGGACGACGCGTCGTTACTGTTAGTGCTCCCGGGGCTGTTCGTCTTCTCGGCGTTCATGCTGTTCCCGGTCCTTTATCTGCTGGGGATCTCCTTTACCAACGCCCAGCCGGCGAATCTATTCGCCGGCGAGGGCGTCGTTGCCGTGCTCACGTTCGGTGACGCGCTGTTCGTCGGGCTGGAGAACTACGCCGACGTGCTGACTGACGGCCAGTTCTGGAACTCCTTCGGTGTCACCTGGCTGTTTGTTGCCACGAGCGTCACGCTCAAAATCGGAGCGAGTCTGGCTATCGCACTCGTCGTGACCAGCGAACTCGTCCGTGGCAAGCGTGTCCTGCGCTCGCTCATCATCTTCCCGATGGGGCTGCCGCCGATTTTCACTATCACCGTGTGGCGCGGCATCTTCAGTTCCGCCGAGTTCGGGCTGATGAACCAGCTACTGACCGCGTTCGGGGCGAGTTCGGTCGCGTGGCTTTCGGGCCGCTGGACTGCCTTCGTCGCATACAACGTCACGGAGGCGTGGCTGGCGTACCCGTTCATGGTCATCATCACCGTCAGCGCACTCCAGGACGTGCCCGAAGAACTCCACGAGGCGGCCGTCGTCGACGGCGCGGGGTTCTTAGCACGCTTTGCGCACATCACCCTGCCGTCGATCAAGCGGCCCGTCCTGTTTGCGTCGATTCTGACATCTGCGGCGTCGTTCCAGCAGTTCCTCATTCCGTTCGTGTTCAACCAAGGCGGCCCGGCACGGGCGAACGAACTCATCGTCGTCTACGGCTATCGTGAGGCACTGTCGTTCCAGCAGTACGGTCGTGGTGCGGCCATCAGCATCATCGCGCTCGTGTTCATCGGCGCGTTCATGTGGCTCAACGTCAAGAAAGGGAAACTCGCCGACGGGGTGAACGACTGA
- a CDS encoding glycoside hydrolase family 15 protein has product MTLRTALNDFKRTRDRRHQFPGELRSTTGSFSGLDSRLVHVDNDGSLRDYSYPLCGLTGIDRSRFGIETGSTTWFSADADQRYRGDAGVVETIHDCGDWAVVQTDCTIEQAHVTRFELRGDAPADVSLRAFVDFAPDGRTGQQSLLMHGNSVEAYHRSEHDFIGVSTELDTVAGQIPERFSELVDDDPVSFPRDTGARRYEDTTLTGGVLLSAPFVDGGVTLTTLLTDANDTDRDTALSTIDRLVSDHYTSETLLEAGQAQRRWTVPAETPNRESVVADLRVLSLLSAANGARIAAPDFDPYYVTSGGYGYTWFRDDAEISAFLLEADGTFDLGLDSWHQRSAEFYCRTQQPDGSWPHRVWPGDETLAPGWANARLESGSDADYQADQTASVTSFLATYLRTGEPADPECIEATLGRAVESIDDTLADDGLPIACQNAWENMQGRFTHTAATFLHAYAAVARAPVCATLRDHARSQAETVLSSLDALWTGDRYALREHDGTIDNRLDSATLALPAACRVAAEAIDLPAETRDRLYTHVETTLDGLERDTGDIRGLIRFEGDDWRRGSQDREKIWTVSTAWGANSAAQLGALLRDADDSRAAAAYTRSRDLLGEILPGGSLVQSSGYLPEQLFDDGTPDCGTPLGWPHALRLATVAHLDDAGELTAEPLSVRE; this is encoded by the coding sequence ATGACGCTCCGGACGGCACTCAACGACTTCAAGCGGACGCGGGACCGCCGCCACCAGTTCCCGGGTGAACTCCGCTCTACGACGGGCAGTTTCTCCGGACTTGACAGCCGCTTGGTGCATGTTGACAACGACGGCTCGCTGCGGGACTACTCCTATCCGCTGTGTGGGCTCACAGGAATCGACCGCTCGCGGTTCGGCATCGAAACGGGTTCGACGACGTGGTTCAGCGCCGACGCTGACCAGCGGTATCGCGGTGACGCCGGCGTCGTCGAGACGATCCACGACTGCGGCGACTGGGCCGTTGTCCAGACGGACTGCACCATCGAGCAGGCCCACGTCACCCGGTTCGAACTTCGCGGCGACGCGCCCGCCGACGTATCGCTTCGGGCGTTCGTCGATTTCGCACCAGACGGACGGACCGGCCAGCAGAGCCTGCTGATGCACGGAAACTCCGTCGAGGCCTACCACCGGTCCGAACACGACTTCATTGGCGTCTCTACCGAACTCGACACTGTTGCGGGCCAGATTCCCGAGCGGTTCTCCGAACTCGTCGACGACGACCCGGTCTCGTTCCCTCGGGACACCGGTGCGCGCCGGTACGAGGACACGACGCTAACTGGCGGCGTCCTGCTGTCCGCGCCGTTCGTCGACGGTGGCGTCACGCTGACGACGCTGCTGACGGACGCGAACGACACCGACCGCGATACGGCGCTGTCGACCATCGACCGGCTGGTGAGCGACCACTACACTTCGGAGACACTGCTCGAAGCAGGCCAGGCACAGCGGCGATGGACCGTGCCCGCAGAGACGCCGAACCGGGAGAGCGTCGTCGCCGACCTCCGGGTCCTCTCGCTGCTTTCGGCCGCGAACGGGGCCAGAATCGCCGCGCCGGACTTCGACCCGTACTACGTCACCTCCGGCGGCTACGGCTACACGTGGTTCCGCGACGACGCCGAGATATCGGCCTTCCTGCTCGAAGCCGACGGGACGTTCGACCTTGGACTCGATTCGTGGCACCAGCGCTCCGCCGAATTCTACTGTCGCACGCAGCAACCGGACGGGAGCTGGCCCCACCGTGTCTGGCCCGGCGACGAGACGCTCGCGCCAGGCTGGGCGAACGCCCGGCTCGAAAGCGGTTCTGACGCCGACTACCAGGCCGACCAGACCGCGAGCGTCACCAGCTTCCTCGCGACGTATCTCCGGACCGGCGAGCCGGCCGACCCGGAGTGCATCGAAGCCACGCTCGGGCGCGCCGTCGAGAGCATCGACGACACGCTGGCCGACGACGGCCTCCCCATTGCCTGCCAGAACGCCTGGGAGAACATGCAGGGTCGGTTCACGCACACCGCTGCGACCTTCCTGCACGCCTACGCGGCCGTTGCCCGCGCGCCCGTCTGCGCCACGCTCCGAGACCACGCCCGGTCGCAGGCCGAGACGGTGTTGTCTTCGCTGGACGCGCTGTGGACCGGTGACCGCTACGCCCTTCGTGAACACGATGGGACCATCGACAACCGACTGGACTCCGCGACGCTGGCCCTCCCCGCTGCCTGTCGCGTCGCTGCCGAAGCTATCGACCTGCCAGCGGAGACCCGCGACCGGCTCTACACCCACGTCGAGACGACACTTGACGGGCTGGAACGGGACACCGGCGACATCCGTGGTCTCATCCGCTTCGAGGGCGACGACTGGCGGCGTGGCTCGCAAGACCGCGAGAAAATCTGGACCGTCTCGACGGCGTGGGGCGCAAACAGTGCCGCCCAGCTGGGTGCCCTCCTGCGTGACGCCGACGACAGCAGAGCGGCGGCGGCCTACACCCGGTCCCGGGACCTGCTGGGGGAGATTCTTCCCGGCGGCTCACTCGTCCAGTCCAGCGGCTACCTCCCCGAGCAACTGTTCGACGACGGGACGCCGGACTGTGGCACACCGCTCGGCTGGCCCCACGCACTCCGGCTGGCCACTGTGGCCCACCTCGATGACGCCGGGGAACTCACTGCTGAGCCGCTGAGCGTCCGCGAATAA
- a CDS encoding type IV pilin, which produces MSPVIGVVILVGIVAILAATVGVFALGFSEQQPTQAPQVAIVADYNERTTGNGEYLNLSFSSGDTVYRNNLSVVVSGAKSSGGTDVTLDTNPIQAQASTRITSGTEITIHQGQFTGIPSGDHLDLRDATLRLVWNPADEPESETYVIYRWPDPSQRN; this is translated from the coding sequence GTGAGCCCGGTCATTGGTGTTGTTATCCTTGTCGGCATTGTTGCAATTCTCGCCGCCACCGTCGGCGTGTTCGCGCTCGGCTTCAGCGAACAGCAGCCGACACAGGCCCCACAGGTCGCTATCGTGGCTGACTACAACGAGCGGACCACCGGCAACGGGGAGTATCTGAATCTCAGCTTCAGCAGCGGTGACACCGTCTACAGGAACAATCTCTCTGTCGTCGTCTCCGGTGCCAAGAGTTCCGGCGGCACCGACGTGACGCTTGACACTAATCCAATACAGGCACAGGCCTCGACGCGGATTACGTCGGGGACAGAAATTACGATACATCAGGGGCAGTTCACCGGCATCCCGAGCGGGGACCATCTGGACCTGCGTGACGCGACGCTGCGACTCGTCTGGAACCCCGCTGACGAACCGGAGTCAGAAACGTACGTTATCTATCGCTGGCCGGACCCGAGCCAGCGCAACTGA
- a CDS encoding ABC transporter ATP-binding protein: MASLELDGLRKEFDGGSIVAVDDIDLSIDDGEFVTVVGPSGCGKSTTLRMIAGLERPTSGRIRIGDEDVTDVHARKRDVAMVFQNYALYPHKSIRQNMAFGLRMSTDLSKAERQERVTETAEMMGIGDLLDDTPDQLSGGQKQRVALGRAIVREPDVFLFDEPLSNLDAKLRTTMRTEIQRLQEELGITAVYVTHDQEEAMTMGDRIVILNDGKLQQAGRPKTVYENPTNQFVGGFVGSPSMNFLDVTAEPLSSGVRLTGAHDDFSYDLTGGRASAFGDIQRGSYVLGIRPEHVSVSDGGDQNAVPATVDVLEPIGSDNYLYLDLGESKTGFEGDGAPDFIARVSTDVEPAIGDRVQVSFDESAVHLFDPETGEAVTAGEDAPVATPQ, from the coding sequence ATGGCGAGTCTCGAACTAGACGGTCTCCGGAAGGAGTTCGACGGTGGCTCCATCGTGGCGGTCGACGACATCGACCTGTCCATCGACGATGGGGAGTTCGTAACGGTCGTCGGCCCGTCGGGGTGTGGGAAATCGACGACACTGCGGATGATTGCCGGGCTTGAGCGGCCGACGAGCGGCCGTATCCGCATCGGCGACGAGGACGTAACAGACGTCCACGCCCGCAAGCGCGACGTGGCGATGGTGTTCCAGAACTACGCGCTGTACCCGCACAAGTCCATCCGACAGAACATGGCGTTTGGCCTCCGGATGAGCACGGACCTCTCGAAGGCGGAACGGCAGGAGCGGGTCACCGAGACGGCGGAGATGATGGGTATCGGCGACCTGCTTGATGACACGCCGGACCAGCTCTCCGGCGGCCAGAAGCAGCGGGTCGCGCTCGGGCGCGCCATTGTCCGCGAGCCCGACGTGTTCCTCTTCGACGAGCCACTCAGCAACCTTGACGCGAAGCTCCGGACGACGATGCGGACGGAAATCCAGCGCCTGCAAGAGGAGCTCGGAATTACGGCTGTCTACGTCACCCACGACCAGGAAGAAGCCATGACCATGGGCGACCGCATCGTCATCCTCAACGACGGGAAGCTCCAGCAGGCCGGCCGGCCGAAGACGGTGTACGAGAACCCGACCAACCAGTTCGTTGGCGGCTTCGTCGGCTCGCCCTCGATGAACTTCCTCGACGTGACCGCGGAGCCGCTCAGCAGCGGCGTACGGCTTACCGGCGCGCACGACGACTTTTCCTATGACCTCACGGGCGGCCGCGCCAGTGCCTTCGGCGACATCCAGCGCGGGTCGTACGTGCTGGGTATCCGACCGGAGCACGTTTCGGTCAGCGACGGCGGCGACCAGAACGCCGTCCCGGCGACAGTCGACGTGCTCGAACCCATCGGCAGCGACAACTATCTCTATCTCGACCTGGGCGAATCGAAGACCGGATTCGAGGGCGATGGCGCGCCGGATTTCATCGCCAGGGTCAGCACCGACGTTGAGCCGGCCATCGGCGACCGTGTGCAGGTGTCGTTCGACGAATCCGCCGTCCATCTGTTCGACCCGGAGACCGGAGAAGCTGTTACGGCCGGCGAGGACGCGCCCGTTGCAACGCCACAGTAG
- a CDS encoding substrate-binding domain-containing protein, which translates to MTMERRTVLKRIGGVGAATALAGCSVQEQGNGGSEGETASGDGSGDGASGGSQQSGGTATAWYQLQDSEIPAREDAMETFASETEFGVDGSDISNMEKKTTSAIPAGQGPEVFEWAHDWVGDYYQREFVVDQSDELSVSLDQFTDAAASAVQFDDAVVGLPHSAETVTLIYNTDIVDEAPETIDDMVSAMESYHDPSSSQYGLAAPFDPYFTSGWIQAFGGYYFDPEQDPALGLDADEAIEGLQFALDTLRPYMPDDPNYEPQAATFSEGNAAFAVNGPWYLATLNQSDVNYEVATFPDINGGEVTPYTGISMWYFADGMSEGGADATAARNFVEWFATNEDHATRLAEEQGSIPVLDSLVGSDELPDHVQTYSQTVSQGVPMPTDPRMNKVWSPLENALIEAFNGDSSAEDALTTAAEEIRSNWE; encoded by the coding sequence ATGACAATGGAACGACGGACGGTGCTCAAACGGATCGGCGGTGTCGGGGCGGCTACAGCCCTTGCTGGCTGTAGTGTGCAAGAGCAGGGCAATGGCGGCTCAGAGGGGGAAACGGCTTCTGGCGACGGATCGGGCGATGGGGCAAGCGGCGGGAGTCAGCAGTCCGGCGGGACCGCGACGGCGTGGTACCAGCTTCAGGATTCAGAGATACCTGCCCGCGAGGACGCGATGGAGACGTTCGCGAGTGAGACGGAGTTCGGCGTCGACGGGTCGGACATCTCCAACATGGAAAAGAAGACCACGAGCGCGATTCCGGCCGGGCAGGGGCCGGAGGTCTTCGAATGGGCACACGACTGGGTGGGCGACTACTACCAGCGCGAGTTCGTCGTCGACCAGTCCGACGAACTCTCCGTGAGCTTAGACCAGTTCACGGACGCCGCCGCCTCCGCCGTCCAGTTCGACGACGCCGTCGTCGGCCTCCCGCACTCGGCGGAGACGGTGACGCTAATCTACAACACGGACATCGTCGACGAAGCGCCCGAGACTATCGACGACATGGTGTCGGCCATGGAATCGTACCACGACCCGAGCAGCAGCCAGTACGGCCTCGCCGCGCCGTTTGACCCGTACTTCACGAGCGGGTGGATACAGGCCTTCGGTGGCTACTACTTCGACCCGGAGCAGGACCCGGCGCTCGGGCTGGATGCCGACGAAGCTATCGAGGGGCTCCAGTTCGCTCTCGACACCCTCCGTCCGTACATGCCCGACGACCCGAACTACGAACCGCAGGCTGCGACGTTCTCCGAGGGGAACGCCGCCTTCGCGGTCAACGGACCGTGGTATCTGGCGACGCTGAACCAGAGCGACGTGAACTACGAAGTGGCGACGTTCCCCGATATCAACGGCGGCGAGGTGACGCCGTACACCGGCATCTCGATGTGGTACTTCGCGGATGGGATGAGCGAGGGCGGGGCCGACGCCACGGCCGCCCGGAACTTCGTCGAGTGGTTCGCTACCAACGAGGACCACGCCACGCGACTCGCCGAGGAGCAGGGTTCGATTCCGGTGCTCGACAGCCTCGTCGGCAGCGACGAACTCCCCGACCACGTCCAGACGTACTCCCAGACCGTCAGCCAGGGGGTCCCGATGCCGACCGACCCGCGCATGAACAAGGTGTGGTCGCCGCTTGAGAACGCTCTTATCGAGGCGTTCAACGGCGATTCGAGCGCCGAAGACGCACTGACAACCGCCGCCGAGGAAATCCGCAGCAACTGGGAGTAA
- a CDS encoding sugar ABC transporter permease, with product MLLGAIARKLSDDIKTFATMPARTVRKWSYTVQAVRRGELPASEVLKVILSTIGATLVVLALLFPIYWILMAALSGSGSSLYTSESFSLFPANPTVKPFIWVIGDLIVPSYSISAAIPFTDLAFVFQTPGIEILDASDYGVDRPSDFKHFLWNSLMVAIPTVLIAMSLIIPAAYALSRREFLFRRKVLFLYVLMTQVGGGLGVALLIGMYALYVQFGINDSKLALAVYYAATAVPFNTWLLKTYMDGIPVSYEEAAVVDGAPPWRVVTEVIIPMSTAGLATVFIFVFLTGWTEFVVAQTLLGTENYTLPVGLYAMVDEYSIPWARFSAFALTFASPIMLAYLFAQRYIEGGLSFSGMEG from the coding sequence ATGTTGCTCGGTGCAATCGCCCGGAAGCTCAGCGATGACATCAAGACGTTCGCCACGATGCCCGCCCGAACCGTTCGAAAGTGGTCCTACACTGTGCAGGCGGTCCGTCGCGGCGAGCTACCCGCGTCGGAGGTTCTGAAGGTCATCCTCTCGACGATTGGCGCGACACTGGTGGTGCTGGCACTCCTCTTCCCGATCTACTGGATTCTGATGGCGGCTCTCTCCGGCTCCGGAAGCTCGCTGTACACCTCAGAGAGCTTCTCGCTGTTTCCCGCGAATCCAACGGTCAAACCGTTCATCTGGGTTATCGGTGACCTCATCGTCCCGTCGTATTCGATCTCCGCCGCCATCCCGTTCACTGACCTCGCCTTCGTGTTCCAGACGCCGGGGATCGAAATTCTGGACGCCTCCGACTACGGCGTCGACCGTCCGTCGGATTTCAAGCACTTCCTCTGGAACAGCCTCATGGTAGCGATTCCGACCGTGCTGATCGCGATGTCGCTCATTATTCCGGCAGCGTATGCCCTCTCGCGGCGGGAGTTCCTTTTCCGTCGGAAAGTGCTGTTCCTCTACGTCCTGATGACGCAGGTCGGAGGCGGTCTCGGCGTGGCCTTGCTCATCGGGATGTACGCGCTGTACGTCCAGTTCGGCATCAACGACAGCAAGCTGGCGCTTGCGGTGTACTACGCTGCGACTGCCGTGCCGTTCAACACGTGGTTGCTGAAGACCTACATGGACGGCATCCCGGTCTCCTACGAGGAGGCCGCCGTCGTCGACGGCGCGCCGCCGTGGCGCGTGGTGACGGAGGTCATTATCCCGATGTCGACTGCCGGGCTGGCGACGGTGTTCATCTTCGTCTTCCTCACCGGCTGGACGGAGTTCGTCGTCGCCCAGACGCTGCTGGGGACGGAGAACTACACGCTGCCGGTCGGCCTGTACGCGATGGTTGACGAGTACTCCATCCCGTGGGCGCGCTTCTCCGCGTTCGCGCTCACCTTCGCCTCGCCGATCATGCTGGCGTACCTGTTCGCCCAGCGCTACATCGAAGGCGGCCTCTCCTTCAGCGGGATGGAAGGTTAG